One Solibacillus sp. R5-41 DNA segment encodes these proteins:
- a CDS encoding FAD-dependent oxidoreductase — protein MLKQVIIIGAGLAGLSAAKKLKEQNIPFVLLEATERVGGKVNSVTHDNGNYFELGPQFFNDDMHAFNQLLRAANIPLAETALDNKSIEVDDVRKQDVAPIIQELYAIEEVSLSKDIPLQTLYEKVITDGQARRIIESYYCEILNIHPSQISTIASFKSNKRYLSEQNDLQLQGTKPFNELIHYLASLFQEEIYTNHPVKAIYRMNDCYEVRTIKKVFYAHAVIIAVPPTIASQIQYSESLNTHFMPALKSYVDGAIIKITWLYPQKFWQDKQRLHGVIYSSVPGISVVDSSKKKKDARLTMFIGAAIAEEFATFDATTRLQKATALIERYFGKIAHSYTDVQESVWINHPYYGGGYSAKVKFGGLTDAPEILRTPHENVVFASSEVALKFPNFMEGAIQAGYTAVDELKLKK, from the coding sequence ATGCTCAAACAAGTCATTATAATCGGTGCTGGTTTAGCAGGGTTAAGTGCTGCTAAGAAATTGAAGGAACAAAACATTCCATTTGTATTATTAGAGGCGACTGAACGCGTTGGTGGTAAGGTAAATTCCGTCACGCATGACAATGGAAATTATTTTGAGTTAGGTCCTCAATTTTTTAATGATGATATGCATGCCTTCAATCAGCTATTACGCGCAGCAAACATTCCCCTTGCAGAAACGGCACTAGACAATAAATCAATAGAAGTGGACGATGTACGTAAACAAGACGTTGCTCCGATTATTCAAGAACTTTACGCTATAGAAGAAGTTAGTTTATCTAAGGATATTCCGCTACAAACCCTATATGAAAAGGTTATAACAGATGGGCAGGCTCGTCGTATTATAGAAAGTTATTATTGTGAAATTTTAAATATCCATCCTTCACAAATAAGTACAATTGCATCTTTCAAAAGTAATAAACGTTATTTATCGGAGCAAAATGATTTACAACTTCAAGGGACAAAACCATTTAATGAGCTGATTCATTATCTCGCTTCCCTTTTTCAAGAGGAAATTTACACTAATCATCCTGTTAAAGCGATCTACAGGATGAATGATTGCTATGAAGTTCGTACGATAAAGAAAGTGTTTTATGCACATGCAGTTATTATAGCGGTCCCTCCAACAATCGCAAGCCAAATTCAATATAGCGAATCACTGAATACGCACTTTATGCCAGCGCTTAAAAGCTATGTGGATGGCGCGATTATTAAAATAACATGGCTGTACCCTCAAAAGTTTTGGCAGGATAAACAGCGACTTCATGGAGTTATATATTCAAGTGTGCCTGGTATTTCGGTTGTGGATTCATCAAAAAAAAAGAAGGATGCCCGTTTAACAATGTTCATCGGAGCAGCTATTGCAGAAGAATTTGCTACCTTTGATGCGACGACTCGCCTACAAAAAGCGACCGCATTAATCGAGCGCTATTTTGGTAAAATCGCCCATAGCTACACTGACGTTCAGGAAAGTGTTTGGATCAATCATCCTTATTATGGCGGTGGATATAGTGCGAAAGTGAAATTTGGAGGACTCACCGATGCACCTGAAATTTTAAGAACACCGCATGAAAATGTCGTTTTCGCTAGTAGTGAAGTAGCGCTTAAATTCCCTAATTTTATGGAAGGTGCTATTCAAGCAGGATACACTGCAGTGGACGAATTAAAATTAAAAAAATAA
- a CDS encoding anti-sigma factor gives MENKCENLILYMIEELSKQERKRYEQHLKTCIPCQNELNSLQETWQMLSYDMEGAEVPETLKTEVMNLIFDDVPLKAPAAIDKKQTIVQRLRLQLRNQFSPLSAVTTIILILGIFGLYWNNTQLNNYITAVESEVHTPSQIVKTFTLKGQNIASSANGMAYLLENGNHNNLIIELNNMPGTKRDEVYQVWLLKDGNRHNAGILKPDENGNGFITYRLSKDQTFNDIGITLEPNPNNTQPQGGKVMGTS, from the coding sequence ATGGAAAATAAATGCGAAAACCTGATTTTATATATGATAGAAGAACTTTCTAAACAAGAACGAAAACGATATGAACAGCATCTTAAAACGTGCATACCATGCCAAAATGAATTAAACTCCTTGCAAGAAACTTGGCAGATGCTGTCATATGATATGGAAGGAGCGGAAGTCCCAGAAACTCTTAAAACAGAGGTTATGAATTTAATCTTTGACGATGTACCTTTAAAAGCACCTGCAGCAATCGATAAAAAACAAACCATCGTTCAACGTTTGAGGTTACAATTGCGAAATCAATTCTCACCCTTATCTGCAGTAACAACCATCATTTTAATATTAGGTATATTTGGATTGTATTGGAATAACACCCAATTAAACAATTATATTACAGCAGTAGAAAGCGAAGTTCATACTCCTTCTCAAATCGTCAAAACCTTTACTTTAAAAGGACAGAATATAGCTTCATCTGCAAACGGAATGGCCTACCTTCTTGAAAACGGCAATCATAACAATCTAATTATTGAGTTAAACAATATGCCAGGAACTAAAAGAGATGAAGTATATCAAGTATGGCTGTTAAAAGACGGGAATCGCCATAATGCTGGCATTTTAAAGCCCGATGAAAACGGTAACGGCTTCATTACGTACCGGCTATCGAAAGATCAAACCTTCAATGATATTGGGATTACTTTAGAACCAAATCCAAATAACACCCAACCTCAAGGAGGAAAAGTGATGGGAACTTCTTAG
- a CDS encoding RNA polymerase sigma factor, protein MKTKTDEELIELIVQKHRPALEELYDRYIKLVYSFSMKMTKGDTEKTKEIVQQVFLRLWTTNRTYSQSKGAFPNWLITITRNISIDLIRKEQKHKGTIQLEFHQWRQMQDQQSEGIFQQVSKNILKQQIHEAKCHLSESQQRLINLLYWEGYSLSEIAELEKKPIGTIKSRLHQTLKKLRNYMSEGTGGARHGK, encoded by the coding sequence GTGAAAACTAAAACGGACGAGGAATTGATTGAATTAATTGTTCAAAAGCATCGTCCAGCTCTGGAAGAACTGTATGATCGCTATATAAAGCTCGTTTACAGTTTCTCCATGAAAATGACAAAGGGCGACACAGAGAAAACAAAAGAAATTGTTCAGCAAGTTTTTCTCCGACTTTGGACAACAAATAGAACTTATAGCCAATCAAAAGGGGCATTTCCGAATTGGCTTATCACGATTACTAGAAATATTTCCATTGATTTAATTCGTAAAGAACAAAAACATAAGGGAACCATCCAGTTAGAGTTCCATCAATGGAGACAAATGCAGGATCAGCAGTCAGAAGGTATCTTCCAACAAGTTTCAAAAAATATTTTAAAACAACAAATTCATGAAGCTAAATGCCATCTGTCCGAATCACAGCAACGCCTTATCAATCTATTATACTGGGAAGGCTATTCTTTAAGTGAAATTGCTGAGCTTGAAAAAAAACCCATTGGTACAATTAAAAGCCGGCTACATCAAACCTTAAAGAAACTGAGGAATTATATGAGTGAAGGAACTGGAGGTGCTAGGCATGGAAAATAA
- a CDS encoding MFS transporter has protein sequence MSKKKIHYAWWVLLGLVVMVGAAKGGIMTTGGLFLTPITEDLGIGMGSLTLYFSISSIVTMISLPIAGKLIAKYNIRALLVVAVILEAGSFAMFGFMNSVWGWYLFAIPMAMGSVLVTQLAGPVLINNWFTKHKGLALGIMVGAGGLIGAFLQPVAGNLIANEGWRNTYFILGIGVMAVVIPVVLLTIRMSPQQKGLQPYGMDEVKPNDKIQVQSTTNSGVTVAIAKKSSAFYFLIVFFLFDTSIAAFNQHVAPFAMGLGYDIKFAGNAMGSWSVGIVIGALFFGFLSDKIGVKNTAISAMLLGLVPVGILILVPDNPMMFTIATGLYGFVVASLGTLGPLLTTALFGNKEFSRIYGLAITGLAVAGIVALPAYGYIFELTGSYTYVLYSIFIMLLLNVGAIIMAFKGKKKLEKAGLWN, from the coding sequence GTGTCAAAGAAAAAAATCCACTATGCTTGGTGGGTATTATTAGGGTTAGTTGTAATGGTCGGCGCTGCTAAAGGCGGCATTATGACTACAGGTGGATTATTTTTAACCCCAATTACAGAAGATTTAGGTATTGGAATGGGTAGTTTAACATTGTACTTTAGTATATCTTCAATTGTAACAATGATATCCCTACCTATTGCAGGTAAGCTGATAGCAAAATATAATATTAGAGCACTTTTAGTAGTAGCTGTTATTTTAGAGGCAGGATCCTTTGCAATGTTTGGGTTCATGAATTCCGTGTGGGGTTGGTACCTGTTTGCTATTCCAATGGCAATGGGGTCGGTATTAGTCACACAATTGGCAGGCCCGGTACTTATTAATAATTGGTTTACAAAACATAAAGGCTTGGCTTTAGGGATTATGGTCGGAGCAGGTGGCTTAATAGGAGCTTTTTTACAACCAGTAGCAGGAAATTTAATTGCTAATGAAGGTTGGAGAAATACGTACTTTATTTTAGGGATAGGTGTAATGGCGGTTGTTATACCTGTCGTGTTATTAACGATTAGAATGTCTCCGCAGCAAAAAGGGTTACAGCCATATGGTATGGATGAAGTTAAGCCAAATGATAAGATTCAAGTTCAATCAACAACTAATAGCGGCGTTACTGTTGCCATTGCAAAAAAGTCGAGTGCATTTTATTTTTTAATCGTTTTCTTCTTGTTTGATACTTCGATAGCTGCTTTTAACCAACATGTTGCACCATTCGCGATGGGTTTGGGCTATGATATCAAGTTTGCGGGTAATGCGATGGGTTCTTGGTCGGTAGGTATTGTCATTGGAGCATTATTCTTCGGCTTCCTCAGTGATAAAATAGGAGTGAAGAACACAGCGATTTCCGCTATGCTTTTAGGACTAGTACCAGTAGGGATTCTTATTTTAGTTCCTGATAACCCAATGATGTTTACAATAGCTACGGGCCTTTATGGATTTGTTGTTGCATCACTTGGGACATTAGGGCCTCTTTTAACAACAGCTCTATTTGGTAATAAAGAGTTCAGTCGAATCTATGGACTTGCAATTACGGGTCTAGCTGTAGCAGGTATTGTTGCGTTACCTGCATACGGCTATATCTTTGAGTTAACCGGCAGTTACACGTATGTTTTGTATAGTATTTTTATCATGTTGCTCTTGAATGTGGGAGCTATTATCATGGCGTTTAAAGGGAAAAAGAAATTAGAAAAAGCAGGATTGTGGAATTAA
- a CDS encoding amidohydrolase — translation MNQWLLNVRLEIGEALHEDGSIRTTTNFFHIEIDKNGHIVEMMENDAAFQPENAQDMQGQLALPAFKEMHNHLDKTYLSLPWKACRTVSSLEERLHLESLELSALAENCEQRASAMIEKILGFGSNHIRTHVNIDPYIGLKNLEGVLAALDKYKDYVTADVIAFPQHGLLRDNMPNLLREALRNGATMLGGLDPGGIDRNIEKSLQTTMDIAQEFNVDVDFHLHDNGQLGYYTIDKWLDMVEETDFKGKTDFSHSFSLGDVTVSEQIAMAQRLKKHNVAIMSTVPFNLGRKIPPIDLLTVHGVDVHFGCDGFYDSWSPYGSGDILQKACTFADVTRKITERELRQSLAYITNGITPLDNEGQMQWPQVGDEASFVFVASSCSAEVVSRPPAKRLLMNKGVFFKQ, via the coding sequence ATGAATCAATGGCTATTAAATGTTCGTTTAGAAATAGGCGAAGCTTTACACGAAGATGGAAGTATCCGTACAACTACGAACTTTTTCCATATCGAAATTGATAAAAATGGACATATTGTAGAAATGATGGAAAATGACGCAGCATTCCAACCTGAAAATGCACAAGATATGCAAGGTCAGCTAGCATTACCTGCCTTTAAAGAAATGCATAATCATTTAGATAAAACCTACTTATCTTTACCGTGGAAAGCTTGCCGTACTGTGAGTAGTCTTGAGGAGCGTTTGCATTTAGAGTCACTTGAACTTTCCGCTTTAGCCGAAAATTGTGAACAACGTGCTAGCGCAATGATTGAGAAAATTTTAGGATTTGGCTCAAACCATATTCGTACGCACGTTAATATCGATCCATATATTGGTTTAAAAAATTTAGAAGGCGTTTTAGCAGCACTTGATAAATATAAAGATTATGTCACTGCAGACGTGATTGCCTTCCCTCAGCACGGGCTACTTCGCGATAATATGCCAAATTTATTGCGTGAAGCTTTACGTAATGGTGCGACAATGCTTGGTGGATTAGATCCAGGTGGCATCGACCGCAATATTGAAAAGTCTTTACAAACGACGATGGATATCGCACAGGAATTCAATGTAGATGTAGATTTTCATTTACATGACAATGGCCAATTAGGTTATTACACGATTGATAAATGGCTTGATATGGTAGAGGAAACCGATTTTAAAGGGAAAACAGATTTTAGCCATTCTTTTTCATTAGGTGATGTTACAGTATCTGAGCAAATCGCTATGGCACAACGATTAAAAAAGCATAATGTCGCCATTATGTCGACAGTACCATTTAATTTAGGACGCAAAATTCCACCGATTGATTTATTAACTGTCCATGGTGTGGACGTGCATTTTGGATGTGATGGGTTCTATGATTCTTGGAGTCCTTATGGTTCGGGGGACATATTACAAAAAGCTTGTACATTTGCTGATGTTACACGAAAAATTACAGAGCGAGAACTTCGCCAAAGTTTAGCATACATTACAAATGGAATCACACCACTCGACAATGAGGGACAAATGCAATGGCCGCAAGTTGGAGATGAGGCAAGCTTTGTTTTTGTCGCATCTAGCTGTAGTGCAGAAGTTGTGTCACGACCACCGGCAAAACGTCTATTGATGAATAAAGGAGTATTTTTCAAACAATAA